One window of Rhizobium leguminosarum genomic DNA carries:
- a CDS encoding DUF2293 domain-containing protein, translated as MKTRAERRRERRKQWFVQAEVEDFIRQEYPACPEFAVVYFATRICTVPKNWRSAPISEAVDVTMQNMLRHQLTDYDQLMLIGVRRKEARRRVQPKVNAIIDGWKKQRPEMVAQPVEKRMDPREFAAELLITDKVIMDRLAK; from the coding sequence GTGAAAACGCGTGCTGAAAGGCGGCGCGAACGAAGAAAGCAGTGGTTCGTTCAAGCCGAAGTCGAGGACTTCATTCGTCAAGAATATCCCGCCTGCCCGGAATTTGCAGTGGTCTATTTCGCGACCCGCATTTGCACCGTGCCGAAGAACTGGCGTAGCGCGCCGATCTCCGAAGCCGTTGATGTGACGATGCAGAACATGCTTCGCCACCAACTGACTGATTACGATCAGCTGATGTTGATTGGAGTTCGGCGGAAGGAAGCCCGGCGACGGGTTCAACCGAAGGTCAACGCCATCATTGATGGCTGGAAGAAACAGCGGCCCGAAATGGTTGCTCAGCCGGTTGAGAAGCGGATGGATCCGAGAGAATTCGCAGCCGAGCTACTTATCACCGACAAGGTAATCATGGATCGCCTCGCCAAGTAA
- a CDS encoding glutathione peroxidase, with the protein MTANVLDIPVKTVDGRETALNEYKGRVLLVVNVASKCGLTVQYEGLEKLYGEKRERGFVIAAFPANDFKGQEPGTDAEILDFCTSTYDVTFPIFSKISVKGEAQHPLYRQLTKSGVKTTGEGPMRERLKSHGMSGGDEDDILWNFEKFLIGRDGKVAARFAPDVTADDSRLVSAVDKELAKG; encoded by the coding sequence GTGACGGCGAACGTGTTGGATATTCCCGTGAAAACAGTGGATGGTCGTGAAACCGCGCTCAACGAATACAAGGGTCGCGTTCTCCTGGTCGTCAATGTCGCCTCGAAATGCGGGCTCACCGTTCAATATGAGGGGCTCGAAAAGCTCTATGGCGAAAAGCGCGAACGCGGCTTCGTCATCGCCGCTTTCCCCGCCAACGACTTCAAGGGTCAGGAGCCCGGCACCGACGCCGAGATTCTCGATTTCTGCACCAGCACCTACGATGTCACTTTCCCGATCTTCTCGAAGATCTCGGTCAAGGGCGAAGCCCAGCACCCGCTCTACCGGCAACTGACGAAGTCTGGCGTGAAGACCACAGGCGAGGGCCCGATGCGTGAACGGCTGAAATCCCACGGCATGTCAGGTGGCGACGAGGACGACATTCTCTGGAACTTCGAAAAATTCCTGATCGGCCGCGACGGCAAAGTCGCCGCCCGCTTCGCGCCTGATGTGACGGCCGATGATTCGCGGCTGGTTTCCGCGGTGGATAAAGAACTGGCGAAGGGGTGA